One Silene latifolia isolate original U9 population chromosome 4, ASM4854445v1, whole genome shotgun sequence DNA segment encodes these proteins:
- the LOC141652886 gene encoding pentatricopeptide repeat-containing protein GUN1, chloroplastic has product MASSTPPHCTITAATKPQQPPHHHHHHHHQTTLHHPQTNTNPKTPRLSTHIVSASPLPHTLSSSFLSSRQTHLSSDFSGKKSTRFVSKLHFNRPRSNLSAKHSPVAEQALNQLISDVSEHPLGSILLGFEHNLSGCEDYCFFIRELGNRGQLNKVVDCYDFAIARETKVVDKGKLASTMISVLGRLGNVKLARGVFDTAIAQGYGNTVYTYSALISAYGRSGFYTQAIGVFDQMKVQGLKPNLVTYNAVIDACAKAGVDFDVVSRIYDEMLAIGVNPDRITFNSMLAVCKCGLWEEAMSLVGEMGIRGIDQDLFTYNTLLDVICKGGKMDLAFEIISQMTAKNVLPNVVTYSTVIDGFAKAGRLDDALGMFEEMKYVGIKLDRVCHNALLSIYLKLGRFKDALNVCQDMENTGIRKDVVTYNALLGGFGKQGKYGEVKQVFERMKASRVSPNVLTYSTLIDVYSKGGFYKEAMQVFREFRQAGLKADVVLYSGLIDALCKNGHVESAVLLLDEMTKEGIRPNVVTYNTIIDAFGRSAGMDYPVDSAVSMNGLSEGESSLAVACNPTANSVEGDKHSRVMNIFGQLAAVKSHSSREYNKSRHEILCILGVFQKMHELGIKPNVVTFSAILNACSRCNSLEDASMLLEELRLFDDRVYGVAHGLLTGSRDRVWIQALSLFDEVKQLDTPTASAFYNALTDVLWHFGQKRGAQLVVLEGKNRSVWENVWSTSCLDLHLMSSGAARAMVHAWLLNIRSVVLEGHELPKLLSILTGWGKHSKVVGDGAVKRAIEGLLTGIGAPFHLAETNVGRFISPGTAVSSWLKKSGTLQVLLLEDNTSEPEKSRLDQRPVLQLLPV; this is encoded by the exons TCGCCGCTTCCTCACACTCTTtcctcttcctttctctcttctCGTCAAACCCATCTTTCTTCCGACTTTTCTGGTAAAAAATCGACCCGGTTCGTTTCCAAACTCCATTTTAATCGCCCAAGATCGAATCTTTCTGCTAAACATTCGCCGGTTGCTGAACAAGCGCTTAATCAACTCATTTCTGACGTTTCTGAACACCCTTTGGGTAGTATTTTACTGGGTTTTGAGCATAATTTATCGGGTTGCGAAGATTATTGCTTTTTTATCAGAGAGCTTGGGAATAGAGGTCAGCTTAATAAAGTTGTTGATTGTTATGATTTTGCTATTGCAAGAGAGACGAAGGTGGTTGATAAGGGTAAATTGGCTAGTACTATGATTAGTGTATTGGGTCGTCTTGGTAATGTTAAATTAGCTAGAGGTGTTTTCGATACCGCAATCGCTCAGGGTTATGGTAATACTGTTTATACTTATTCTGCTTTGATTTCTGCTTATGGTAGAAGTGGGTTTTATACTCAGGCTATTGGTGTGTTTGATCAGATGAAGGTTCAGGGTTTGAAACCTAATTTAGTTACTTATAATGCTGTTATTGATGCCTGTGCGAAAGCCGGGGTTGATTTTGATGTTGTTTCGCGTATTTATGATGAAATGTTGGCTATTGGGGTGAACCCTGATAGGATTACTTTTAATTCTATGTTGGCTGTTTGTAAATGTGGGTTGTGGGAGGAGGCTATGAGTTTGGTTGGGGAGATGGGGATTAGAGGGATTGATCAGGATTTGTTTACGTATAATACGTTGTTGGATGTTATATGTAAAGGGGGTAAGATGGATTTAGCTTTCGAGATTATTTCTCAGATGACTGCGAAAAATGTGTTGCCGAATGTTGTTACTTATAGTACTGTCATTGATGGGTTTGCAAAGGCTGGTAGGTTAGATGATGCTTTGGGTATGTTTGAAGAAATGAAGTATGTGGGTATTAAATTGGATAGGGTTTGCCATAATGCGTTGTTGTCGATTTATTTGAAGCTTGGTAGGTTTAAGGATGCGCTTAATGTGTGCCAGGATATGGAGAATACTGGTATCAGGAAGGATGTTGTTACTTATAATGCGCTGTTGGGAGGATTTGGCAAGCAAGGGAAGTATGGTGAAGTTAAGCAGGTTTTTGAGAGGATGAAGGCTTCGCGTGTTTCACCTAATGTTTTGACTTACTCTACTCTGATTGACGTGTATTCTAAGGGAGGATTCTATAAGGAGGCGATGCAGGTGTTTAGGGAGTTTAGACAAGCTGGATTGAAAGCCGATGTAGTTCTTTATAGTGGCCTTATTGATGCTTTGTGCAAAAATGGGCATGTGGAATCGGCCGTGCTTTTGCTCGATGAGATGACAAAGGAAGGGATTCGGCCAAATGTTGTCACCTACAATACTATTATTGATGCATTTGGTAGGTCTGCTGGAATGGATTACCCGGTTGATTCTGCTGTTTCAATGAATGGTTTGTCAGAGGGCGAGAGTTCATTGGCCGTGGCCTGTAATCCTACTGCAAACAGCGTTGAAGGCGATAAGCATAGTAGGGTGATGAACATCTTTGGGCAACTAGCTGCTGTAAAGTCTCATAGCTCCAGGGAATATAACAAGAGCAGGCATGAGATATTATGTATCTTGGGAGTCTTTCAAAAGATGCATGAACTTGGAATTAAGCCCAATGTGGTGACGTTTTCAGCTATTTTGAATGCCTGCAG TCGGTGTAACTCCTTGGAGGATGCTTCCATGTTATTGGAAGAATTACGGCTGTTTGATGACCGGGTCTATGGTGTCGCCCATGGACTGCTGACAGGATCCAGGGACAGAGTCTGGATTCAAGCACTGTCCTTGTTTGATGAAGTTAAGCAGTTGGATACCCCAACTGCATCTGCCTTTTATAATGCTCTCACTGACGTCTTATGGCATTTTGGTCAA AAGAGAGGAGCTCAGCTGGTTGTACTCGAAGGAAAGAACAGAAGTGTGTGGGAAAATGTGTGGTCCACATCTTGCTTGGATTTGCACTTGATGTCGTCTGGGGCTGCTCGGGCCATGGTCCATGCTTGGTTACTTAACATTCGCTCTGTCGTTTTAGAAGGTCACGAGCTGCCTAAACTTCTGAG TATTTTAACGGGCTGGGGAAAACACAGCAAAGTAGTGGGCGATGGAGCGGTGAAAAGAGCCATTGAAGGGCTCCTAACTGGCATAGGTGCACCCTTCCATTTGGCAGAGACCAATGTCGGGCGATTCATCTCACCCGGAACAGCTGTATCGAGCTGGCTAAAGAAGTCCGGGACTCTTCAGGTGCTACTGCTTGAAGATAATACAAGCGAACCTGAGAAGAGCAGATTGGATCAACGCCCCGTTTTGCAGCTTCTCCCAGTGTAA